A window of the Brassica napus cultivar Da-Ae chromosome C5, Da-Ae, whole genome shotgun sequence genome harbors these coding sequences:
- the LOC106380611 gene encoding tobamovirus multiplication protein 2A-like isoform X1, with amino-acid sequence MTAGTNNDDIQQKYKTKENSIPFPSVFLHLPLDDKDKIKTIYSDLCSKTQSFILREFFQRGEKKAESTIHKGAESLKNKMACRGCLECLLKLLNFLLAVAGLGMIGYGIYLFVEYQRATDNNSLNFTGDDQSYVSFGRPMLMSVALSSNVFDNLPKAWFIYLFIGIGVALFVISCCGCVGTCSRNICCLSCYSLLLILLILAELGAAAFIFFDNSWRDEIPSDRTGNFDTIYNFLRENWNIVRWVALGAVVFEALLFLLALMVRAANTPAEYDSDDEFITPPRQIRQPFINRQPAPVTGVPVAPTLDQRPSRSDPWSARMREKYGLDTSEFTYNPSESHRFQQMPTQPNEEKGRCTIM; translated from the exons atgacagCTGGCACTAACAATGATGACATACagcaaaaatacaaaacaaaagaaaattccaTTCCCTTCCCTTCGGTTTTTCTTCACCTTCCTCTCGACgacaaagataaaattaaaactatctATTCAGACCTTTGCTCGAAGACTCAATCATTCATCCTCC GAGAATTCTTCCAAAGGGGAGAAAAAAAAGCTGAGTCAACCATACATAAAGGAGCTGAGTCGTTAAAGAACAAAATGGCATGTAGAGGTTGTCTAGAGTGTTTGCTAAAGTTACTCAACTTTCTTCTGGCGGTTGCTGGACTTGGGATGATTGGTTATGGTATCTACTTGTTTGTCGAGTACCAGAGAGCAACCGATAACAACTCTCTTAACTTCACTGGCGACGACCAAAGTTACGTCTCTTTCGGGAGGCCCATGCTTATGTCTGTCGCTCTCTCTTCCAATGTCTTTGACAATCTCCCCAAAGCTTG GTTCATCTACTTGTTCATTGGTATCGGCGTGGCTTTGTTTGTTATTTCATGCTGTGGCTGTGTTGGTACTTGTTCCAGGAACATCTGCTGCTTATCTTGT TACTCTCTGCTTCTCATCTTGTTGATCTTGGCGGAGCTTGGAGCTGCTGCGTTTATTTTCTTCGACAACAGCTGGAGAGAT GAAATTCCTTCTGACAGGACTGGAAACTTCGACACCATCTATAATTTCCTCAGAGAAAACTGGAACATTGTGAGATGGGTAGCTCTAGGAGCCGTTGTTTTCGAG GCTTTGCTTTTCTTGCTTGCCCTTATGGTTAGGGCAGCTAATACACCAGCGGAGTATGACAGTGATGACGAGTTTATTACTCCACCAAGGCAGATCAGGCAGCCATTCATCAACCGCCAACCCGCCCCTGTTACTGGTGTCCCAGTCGCTCCTACTTTAGACCAACGCCCGAGCCGCAGTGACCCTTGGAGTGCACGTATGAGGGAGAAG TATGGGCTTGACACATCTGAGTTCACATACAATCCCTCAGAGTCGCACCGGTTCCAGCAAATGCCAACGCAACCAAATGAAGAAAAGGGTCGATGCACCATCATGTGA
- the LOC106380611 gene encoding tobamovirus multiplication protein 2A-like isoform X2, translating to MACRGCLECLLKLLNFLLAVAGLGMIGYGIYLFVEYQRATDNNSLNFTGDDQSYVSFGRPMLMSVALSSNVFDNLPKAWFIYLFIGIGVALFVISCCGCVGTCSRNICCLSCYSLLLILLILAELGAAAFIFFDNSWRDEIPSDRTGNFDTIYNFLRENWNIVRWVALGAVVFEALLFLLALMVRAANTPAEYDSDDEFITPPRQIRQPFINRQPAPVTGVPVAPTLDQRPSRSDPWSARMREKYGLDTSEFTYNPSESHRFQQMPTQPNEEKGRCTIM from the exons ATGGCATGTAGAGGTTGTCTAGAGTGTTTGCTAAAGTTACTCAACTTTCTTCTGGCGGTTGCTGGACTTGGGATGATTGGTTATGGTATCTACTTGTTTGTCGAGTACCAGAGAGCAACCGATAACAACTCTCTTAACTTCACTGGCGACGACCAAAGTTACGTCTCTTTCGGGAGGCCCATGCTTATGTCTGTCGCTCTCTCTTCCAATGTCTTTGACAATCTCCCCAAAGCTTG GTTCATCTACTTGTTCATTGGTATCGGCGTGGCTTTGTTTGTTATTTCATGCTGTGGCTGTGTTGGTACTTGTTCCAGGAACATCTGCTGCTTATCTTGT TACTCTCTGCTTCTCATCTTGTTGATCTTGGCGGAGCTTGGAGCTGCTGCGTTTATTTTCTTCGACAACAGCTGGAGAGAT GAAATTCCTTCTGACAGGACTGGAAACTTCGACACCATCTATAATTTCCTCAGAGAAAACTGGAACATTGTGAGATGGGTAGCTCTAGGAGCCGTTGTTTTCGAG GCTTTGCTTTTCTTGCTTGCCCTTATGGTTAGGGCAGCTAATACACCAGCGGAGTATGACAGTGATGACGAGTTTATTACTCCACCAAGGCAGATCAGGCAGCCATTCATCAACCGCCAACCCGCCCCTGTTACTGGTGTCCCAGTCGCTCCTACTTTAGACCAACGCCCGAGCCGCAGTGACCCTTGGAGTGCACGTATGAGGGAGAAG TATGGGCTTGACACATCTGAGTTCACATACAATCCCTCAGAGTCGCACCGGTTCCAGCAAATGCCAACGCAACCAAATGAAGAAAAGGGTCGATGCACCATCATGTGA
- the LOC106380610 gene encoding midasin-like, producing the protein MVKLLCHNFNQLTDLENQISAFCEDNEKTYAINVLLSHFASVFKEGKLLAKNLNCLLKTGDQSTGMEPKEQSALEANLANAFENVKDVIGKLCSYKDRSVSQEEEGNITIWDGLLKKAKNDLNLDNLCKLLSETFGSIEKLLNSSGVLSACVGDQLKQLQAFLELLLNFGDFYLQEFLAISKTVSLITHVLATFLADLFTKGFGISKNDEDDDSKDEKSEAAKGTGMGDGVGAKDVSDQIEDEDQLRGKEEEEKEQDTPDNVLDKNKGIEMTEEFEGKEYSLSEDSEEDKEDEESEDEQLDSKLGDAGSDAEKADEKPWGKDEDEEAGNKNEKNESGPSVADKDTSSRELRAKDDDGVDTADEPEESNTSDKPEEGNDENVD; encoded by the exons ATGGTTAAGCTGCTATGCCACAACTTTAATCAGCTTACGGACCTTGAAAATCAAATTTCGGCTTTCTGTGAAGACAATGAGAAAACCTATGCTATAAACGTTCTTCTTAGTCATTTTGCCTCCGTCTTTAAAGAG GGGAAATTGCTGGCTAAAAATCTGAACTGTTTACTGAAAACGGGAGACCAATCAACCGGAATGGAACCCAAGGAACAATCTGCTCTTGAAGCAAATTTAGCAAATGCATTTGAAAATGTTAAGGATGTGATTGGAAAGCTTTGCTCTTATAAAGACAGAAGTGTTTCTcaagaagaggaagggaatATTACTATATGGGATGGTCTGCTTAAGAAGGCAAAAAATGACCTTAACCTTGATAACTTATGCAAACTGCTGTCAGAAACATTTGGTTCCATT GAAAAACTATTGAACTCATCGGGCGTCCTTTCAGCTTGTGTTGGGGACCAGTTGAAGCAACTTCAAGCATTTTTGGAACTTTTATTGAACTTTGGCGATTTTTACCTCCAAGAGTTTTTGGCGATAAGTAAAACG GTGTCATTGATAACCCATGTCCTTGCAACTTTTCTGGCTGATCTATTTACAAAAGGGTTTGGCATCTCCAAAAACGATGAAGATGATGACTCTAAAGATGAAAAATCAGAAGCTGCAAAAGGTACTGGAATGGGAGATGGTGTGGGAGCAAAAGATGTAAGTGACCAAATAGAAGATGAAGATCAACTGCGTGGCAAG gaagaagaagagaaagagcaaGATACCCCGGACAATGTGCTGGATAAGAATAAAGGCATTGAGATGACCGAAGAATTTGAGGGCAAAGAATATAGTCTTAGTGAAGATTCGGAAGAAGACAAGGAGGACGAGGAAAGCGAGGATGAGCAGTTGGACTCTAAACTGGGAGATGCGGGTTCTGATGCTGAAAAAGCTGATGAAAAGCCGTGGGGcaaagatgaagatgaggagGCAGGAAATAAGAATGAGAAGAATGAATCTGGACCATCTGTTGCTGACAAGGACACAAGTTCAAGGGAGCTACGAGCCAAGGATGATGATGGTGTTGACACTGCCGATGAGCCTGAGGAGTCCAATACTTCAGACAAACCGGAAGAAGGAAACGATGAGAATGTGGATTAG
- the LOC125587650 gene encoding uncharacterized protein LOC125587650: protein MALRRTREQVREGEEARKKTEEALRIALRDKSDAITREKALRKAFDETRTSDAAELQMCKESMKNLELVLDKVAKEKAELEKARAAESLKYEEEMNRLRKSRRYEVTHERIRVMIAMIAKAEKRFHRISLREARRDKYEEARCLQGQAFGTRRCLERIKDAGTEIPPEIIETFAGQEEHYKREAARLEVKEIPEEDLCLSPLVLESRFLIDEVWRQIDPFGSNIDLIDSEAAIALRTPRANRDPPPEDQMKEPAQTAGSSTQRADQDADLTKQTSMDAVIPEDGAVPTIVLTDSPTKASKNLSSSTSSSEELKKDGGVSAGRPEGVSTANEDPPILTFGRISGPGEKDGTVSKDPPAI, encoded by the coding sequence ATGGCGTTAAGGCGAACCCGAGAGCAGGTTCGTGAGGGCGAGGAAGCTAGGAAGAAAACCGAGGAAGCTCTCCGAATTGCGTTGCGAGACAAGTCCGACGCGATTACTCGGGAAAAAGCCCTCAGAAAGGCGTTCGACGAGACGAGGACGTCTGACGCGGCGGAATTGCAAATGTGCAAAGAGTCCATGAAGAACCTCGAGTTGGTGCTGGACAAGGTGGCAAAGGAGAAGGCCGAGTTAGAGAAGGCAAGGGCTGCGGAGTCGCTGAAGTACGAGGAAGAGATGAATAGGCTTCGGAAGTCTCGCAGGTACGAAGTCACGCATGAGAGGATCCGCGTGATGATCGCTATGATTGCCAAGGCCGAAAAACGCTTTCATAGGATTTCTCTTCGGGAAGCGCGAAGGGACAAGTACGAAGAGGCTCGATGCCTGCAAGGCCAAGCTTTCGGGACGAGGAGATGTCTCGAGCGGATCAAGGATGCGGGAACTGAAATCCCGCCGGAGATTATCGAGACTTTTGCTGGGCAGGAGGAGCATTACAAGCGGGAAGCAGCTCGTCTCGAGGTTAAGGAGATTCCTGAGGAAGATCTTTGCCTTTCTCCGTTGGTGTTGGAATCTCGGTTCTTAATCGACGAGGTTTGGCGGCAGATCGATCCGTTCGGATCGAATATTGATTTGATCGACTCTGAAGCCGCTATTGCTCTCCGAACTCCCCGCGCTAATCGAGATCCACCCCCCGAAGATCAGATGAAGGAACCCGCCCAAACCGCTGGATCTTCCACCCAGCGCGCTGACCAAGATGCTGATCTTACGAAGCAAACGTCGATGGATGCGGTCATTCCGGAGGACGGAGCTGTGCCTACCATTGTCCTGACTGATTCTCCTACGAAGGCGTCTAAAAATCTAAGTTCTTCGACGTCTTCTTCTGAAGAGCTTAAGAAGGATGGCGGCGTTTCTGCGGGTCGTCCGGAAGGCGTTTCCACGGCGAACGAGGACCCACCGATCCTAACTTTTGGTCGTATCTCGGGTCCCGGGGAGAAAGATGGCACGGTGAGCAAAGATCCCCCGGCTATTTGA
- the LOC125587230 gene encoding uncharacterized protein LOC125587230, with the protein MVCPQKEEVLEVPIDESDPSKVLRVGAYLSDEMQRAILDFLKQNLSTFAWSMSDMQWIDPSITTHELNVDPNIKPIRQKRRKLGPERSKAVVEEVERLLSVGSITEVRYLEWLANPVVVKKKNGKWRMCVDFTDLNKACLKDSYPLPNIDRLVESTAGNEMLTFMDAFSGYNQIMMHPDDREKTSFITDRGTYCYKVMPFGLKNAGATYQRLVNRMFAKQLGATMEVYIDDMLVKSIRADDHLTHLRECFDILNTYKMKLNPAKCTFGVSSGEFLGYIVTQRGIEANPKQISAVLDLPSPRNCREVQRLTGRIATLNRFISRSTDKCLPFYDLLRGNKKFIWDDKCEEAFNQLKHYLTTPPILAKPDVGDVLSLYIAVSSAAVSSVLIKEDRGEQRPVFYMSRRMTGPETRHPTVEKMALAIVESARKLRPYFQSHSWAIELGELDITYKCRTPAKAQVLADFLVELSPELAQDLENSGSTWILHVDGSSTNKGSGAGVQLQSPSGELIRQSFRFGFPASNNEAEYESLIAGLRLAKAVKAKWLSAYCDSQLVASQFSGDYDAHNDRMDAYLRVVQSLAKEFEFFELTKVPRGKNVCADALAALGSKLRDQVKRTIPIHRIEKPSIDISTEAANFVTTESETTPLSPTNDDSEMTDQDQLILDWRTEFIQYLTKGILPTDKWAARRLKRRSAHYVVIEEELHRVTASKVLLNCIFGEQTQLVMAETHEGAGGNHSGGRALALKIRNLGFFWPTMNTDYEAYARRCDKCQ; encoded by the exons ATGGTCTGCCCACAAAAGGAAGAAGTGCTCGAAGTCCCGATCGACGAGTCGGATCCAAGTAAAGTGCTACGAGTAGGCGCCTATCTATCGGACGAGATGCAGCGTGCTATCCTGGATTTCCTGAAGCAAAACTTGTCTACCTTTGCTTGGTCAATGTCTGACATGCAATGGATCGACCCGTCCATCACGACTCACGAGTTGAACGTAGATCCGAATATTAAGCCCATCCGACAGAAGAGACGAAAGTTGGGTCCCGAAAGATCCAAAGCAGTCGTCGAGGAAGTCGAACGCTTACTGAGCGTGGGCTCCATAACGGAAGTCCGTTACCTGGAATGGCTCGCCAACCCAGTggtcgtcaaaaagaaaaatggcaaGTGGCGCATGTGCGTCGACTTTACCGACCTCAACAAGGCCTGTCTAAAGGATAGCTACCCGCTCCCGAACATCGACAGACTCGTTGAGTCAACTGCCGGCAATGAAATGCTCACATTTATGGACGCTTTCTCAGGATACAACCAGATTATGATGCATCCGGATGATCGAGAGAAGACGTCGTTCATAACCGATCGAGGAACCTACTGCTACAAAGTGATGCCTTTCGGGCTGAAGAATGCCGGAGCGACGTACCAGCGACTTGTCAACCGTATGTTCGCTAAACAGCTTGGTGCAACAATGGAAGTCTACATCGATGATATGCTCGTCAAATCAATCCGAGCTGACGACCACCTAACGCACTTACGGGAGTGTTTTGACATCCTAAACACGTACAAAATGAAGTTAAACCCAGCCAAGTGCACATTTGGCGTGTCATCCGGAGAATTCCTTGGCTACATAGTGACACAGCGGGGAATTGAAGCAAACCCGAAGCAAATATCAGCCGTCCTCGACCTACCCAGCCCGAGAAACTGCCGAGAAGTCCAACGACTGACCGGCCGAATCGCAACACTCAATCGTTTTATCTCCCGATCCACCGACAAATGTCTCCCCTTCTACGATCTCCTCcgaggaaataagaaattcatcTGGGACGATAAGTGCGAAGAGGCTTTTAATCAGCTCAAGCACTACCTGACGACGCCTCCGATCTTGGCAAAGCCAGACGTAGGCGACGTTTTATCCCTCTACATTGCAGTTTCGTCCGCCGCAGTCAGCAGTGTACTAATCAAGGAGGACCGAGGAGAACAACGACCTGTTTTCTACATGAGTAGAAGGATGACCGGACCAGAAACCCGACACCCGACAGTTGAGAAGATGGCCTTGGCCATTGTCGAATCAGCGAGGAAACTCCGCCCCTATTTTCAGTCGCACTCG TGGGCGATTGAACTCGGAGAGCTCGACATCACTTACAAATGTAGGACACCCGCTAAGGCTCAAGTCCTCGCCGATTTCCTCGTGGAGTTATCCCCGGAACTCGCTCAAGATTTAGAAAACTCAGGTTCAACCTGGATCCTGCATGTCGACGGTTCCTCGACAAACAAAGGCTCAGGAGCAGGAGTTCAACTTCAATCTCCATCGGGAGAACTCATTCGACAGTCGTTCAGGTTTGGTTTCCCGGCATCAAACAACGAGGCGGAGTACGAATCGCTCATCGCTGGCCTTCGTCTCGCAAAAGCAGTCAAAGCTAAGTGGCTCAGTGCATACTGCGACTCACAGCTCGTTGCCAGTCAGTTCAGCGGTGATTATGATGCGCACAACGACAGAATGGACGCTTACCTCCGAGTCGTACAATCGTTAGCTAAAGAGTTCGAATTCTTCGAACTCACAAAGGTTCCTCGCGGAAAGAATGTATGTGCCGATGCATTGGCAGCACTCGGAAGCAAGCTCCGCGATCAAGTCAAAAGGACTATTCCGATCCATCGAATCGAAAAACCAAGCATCGACATCTCAACGGAGGCAGCTAACTTCGTCACTACGGAATCCGAAACAACGCCCTTATCTCCGACCAATGACGACTCCGAGATGACAGACCAAGATCAGTTGATACTGGACTGGAGAACTGAATTCATCCAGTATCTCACCAAGGGCATACTTCCCACTGATAAATGGGCCGCGAGACGATTAAAGAGACGCAGCGCGCACTACGTCGTCATAGAAGAAGAACTCCACCGGGTAACAGCTAGCAAGGTCCTCCTCAACTGCATTTTTGGCGAGCAAACGCAGCTAGTAATGGCCGAGACTCATGAAGGAGCAGGCGGTAACCATTCCGGAGGCCGAGCACTAGCTTTAAAAATTCGAAACTTAGGATTCTTCTGGCCAACTATGAATACCGACTACGAAGCGTATGCTCGGCGATGCGACAAATGTCAATGA
- the LOC125587651 gene encoding midasin-like, with the protein MVLLKKLNSLLTFVWCLAGNDHLTKAIAFSGPELCLLALEGLCISSYIADKDDAAALQLDEIYQVCFLYSTVCNQMSLSALTVDHHHQMFLERMELEKKRMQDRMVYSENDNIENRSAACCIFRPEIVATGFGFSSWMEIYSIARSESSSLDVELLAVLQHLLVAQSTEHKDLLDIRNLLKPALEYSLSSTRPPQTLVAHQKLLWAIDARASVLRVDTKIAGFVLEMWYWWHSVLWKNCQIGLMSISEIGNCRIMSPSMLIQPVKTATIDQILINYNSIR; encoded by the exons ATGGTTCTGTTAAAGAAATTAAACTCTCTTCTGACATTTGTTTGGTGTTTGGCAGGAAATGATCATCTTACCAAAGCCATTGCATTTTCGGGCCCTGAGTTATGTTTGCTTGCCTTGGAAG GTCTTTGCATTTCATCTTACATTGCTGACAAGGATGATGCAGCTGCTCTTCAGCTGGATGAGATTTACcaggtttgttttctttattctaCCGTGTGTAATCAAATGTCTCTATCTGCTCTCACAGTTGACCATCATCACCAGATGTTTTTGGAGAGGATGGaactagagaagaagagaatgcAGGATAGAATGGTTTACAGTGAGAATGATAATATTGAAAATAGATCTGCTGCATGCTGTATTTTTCGCCCAGAGATTGTGGCTACAGGGTTTGGATTTAGCAGTTGGATGGAGATATATTCTATTGCTAGAAGTGAAAGTAGTTCGTTAGATGTAGAGTTACTTGCTGTACTTCAGCACCTCTTGGTGGCACAATCTACTGAACATAAG GATCTTTTGGATATTCGAAATCTGCTTAAACCTGCTCTAGAGTATTCCTTATCCTCAACAAGACCTCCACAGACTCTTGTAGCTCATCAAAAACTACTGTGGGCAATTGATGCCCGTGCCTCTGTCCTCCGGG TGGACACCAAAATTGCTGGTTTTGTTCTCGAAATGTGGTACTGGTGGCATTCTGTTTTGTGGAAAAATTGTCAAATCGGTCTCATg AGTATCTCAGAGATCGGTAACTGTCGGATTATGTCGCCTTCTATGCTGATTCAGCCTGTGAAAACAGCTACCATTGATCAGATTCT GATAAACTACAACAGCATAAGATAA
- the LOC125587649 gene encoding uncharacterized protein LOC125587649: MVQDAARQAAQEAVQLAAQEAARVAAQEVARQMAAVQQGQQIPHGPQVQVQQGPQIHMQQAPPVHVQHDHQVPHQLAPAQQYPQVPVQPVQGVFQVPPPPPAFPVQVPEVDETFIRVLGQMKYVSLEHFSGTTEPTVAQDWKHSLDKCLKTISCPPRLKLNIAELYLCGDASIWWDGVRFMHRGELTYDDFLYAFNKKYFPREALHEKKKNDFDHLRQGAKSVREYGREFNQLHRFVGNNIDEEDLIRRFLDGMRVELRGRCSVVTYTSLEDLVEKAAVQEKCMGEDQKFSKAVQPKAGGASGSQKRPWEQTGAPRCGLCRRHHFRECFQCYNCNQFWHLSKNCRKPPHTHVAAPAAAVAPAVAAMNCYGCNQPGQIYRDCPRRGNAALPPPLKRPAIAPRVFAVGDPQGVEPIAGETDEQE, from the exons ATGGTTCAGGATGCGGCTAGGCAGGCTGCACAGGAGGCAGTCCAGCTAGCTGCCCAGGAGGCTGCCCGAGTAGCAGCTCAGGAGGTTGCCAGACAGATGGCTGCAGTTCAGCAGGGTCAGCAGATTCCGCATGGTCCTCAGGTTCAGGTGCAGCAGGGCCCGCAGATTCACATGCAGCAGGCCCCACCAGTTCATGTTCAGCATGATCATCAGGTTCCACATCAGCTGGCTCCAGCCCAGCAGTACCCTCAGGTTCCTGTTCAGCCGGTTCAAGGAGTTTTTCAGGTTCCACCGCCGCCACCTGCTTTCCCAGTTCAGGTGCCCGAGGTTGATGAGACATTTATCAGGGTGTTGGGACAGATGAAGTATGTGAGTTTGGAGCATTTCAGTGGAACGACGGAACCTACAGTTGCTCAGGATTGGAAGCACAGTTTGGATAAGTGTTTGAAGACCATCTCGTGCCCACCAAGGCTCAAGCTTAACATCGCTGAGTTGTATTTGTGTGGAGATGCATCAATCTGGTGGGATGGAGTGAGATTTATGCACCGTGGCGAGCtgacatatgatgattttcttTACGCGTTCAACAAGAAGTATTTTCCGAGGGAAGCTTtgcatgagaagaagaagaatgatttCGACCATTTGAGGCAGGGTGCAAAGTCTGTCAGGGAGTATGGGCGGGAGTTTAACCAACTCCACAGATTTGTGGGTAACAACATAGATGAGGAGGATCTGATCAGGAGGTTCTTAGATGGGATGCGAGTAGAGCTTCGTGGTAGGTGCAGTGTGGTTACCTACACCAGTTTGGAGGATCTGGTAGAGAAGGCGGCTGTGCAGGAGAAATGTATGGGTGAGGACCAGAAGTTCTCCAAAGCAGTTCAGCCTAAGGCAGGAGGGGCTTCGGGGTCGCAGAAGAGGCCTTGGGAGCAGACTGGAGCACCCCGTTGTGGACTTTGTCGTCGCCACCATTTTAGAGAGTGTTTCCAGTGCTATAATTGCAATCAGTTTTGGCATCTTTCAAAGAATTGTAGGAAGCCACCACATACTCATGTTGCAGCGCCAGCAGCGGCAGTAGCACCAGCAGTGGCAGCGATGAACTGTTACGGCTGTAACCAGCCGGGTCAGATCTACAGAGATTGTCCGAGGAGGGGCAATGCAGCGCTTCCACCACCACTGAAGCGTCCAGCGATCGCTCCACGGGTGTTTGCAGTTGGAGATCCCCAGGGAGTTGAGCCGATAGCGG gtgagaccgacgagcaggagtga
- the BNAC05G28690D gene encoding uncharacterized protein BNAC05G28690D isoform X2, with translation MMLLIRQNKIRLSCATCSCDSVSLSLSLDFCFFDWNRSTGCRRVEQPPSPFSSRLRCRTATVIIDRDRHPDASPGTPIRPHLHDQRHLRHDQHQRRPRDLCLPSSPSLHHASIPSETSRFELNSGGCVGWGEAPILLSVTAEDHITAMVKAREAFELLRELPEMKLGHVLQEIGGILPCHRFASVRAGVEMAMIDAAAKSVGVPLWKLFVAREGWFLERKQ, from the exons atgatgctcttaatCAGACAAAACAAGATTCGTCTCTCGTGTGCCACGTGCAGCTGCGAtagtgtttctctctctctatctctcgaCTTTTGCTTCTTCGATTGGAATCGGAGTACTGGATGTCGTCGTGTCGAACAGCCACCGTCACCCTTCAGCTCCCGCCTTCGATGTCGAACAGCCACCGTCATCATCGATCGAGATCGTCACCCAGATGCCTCACCTGGCACACCCATCCGTCCTCACCTCCATGACCAACGCCATCTCCGACATGACCAACACCAACGCCGTCCTCGCGATCTTTGTCTCCCCTCTTCACCATCGCTTCATCACGCCTCGATTCCGTCGGAAACGTCGCGATTCGAGCTCAACAGCGGCGGATGCGTCGGCTGGGGAGAAGCTCCGATTCTTCTTTCGGTGACGGCGGAGGATCATATTACGGCCATGGTTAAAGCCCGGGAAGCCTTCGAGCTTCTCAGAGAGCTACCGGAGATGAAACTAGGTCACGTTCTTCAAGAGATTGGTGGGATTCTCCCTTGCCATCGATTTGCATCT GTAAGAGCTGGGGTGGAGATGGCTATGATTGATGCTGCTGCTAAGAGCGTTGGAGTGCCATTGTGGAAACTCTTTG TGGCGAGAGAGGGGTGGTTTCTAGAGAGGAAGCAGTGA
- the BNAC05G28690D gene encoding uncharacterized protein BNAC05G28690D isoform X1, which translates to MMLLIRQNKIRLSCATCSCDSVSLSLSLDFCFFDWNRSTGCRRVEQPPSPFSSRLRCRTATVIIDRDRHPDASPGTPIRPHLHDQRHLRHDQHQRRPRDLCLPSSPSLHHASIPSETSRFELNSGGCVGWGEAPILLSVTAEDHITAMVKAREAFELLRELPEMKLGHVLQEIGGILPCHRFASVRAGVEMAMIDAAAKSVGVPLWKLFGEASNTITTNITIQF; encoded by the exons atgatgctcttaatCAGACAAAACAAGATTCGTCTCTCGTGTGCCACGTGCAGCTGCGAtagtgtttctctctctctatctctcgaCTTTTGCTTCTTCGATTGGAATCGGAGTACTGGATGTCGTCGTGTCGAACAGCCACCGTCACCCTTCAGCTCCCGCCTTCGATGTCGAACAGCCACCGTCATCATCGATCGAGATCGTCACCCAGATGCCTCACCTGGCACACCCATCCGTCCTCACCTCCATGACCAACGCCATCTCCGACATGACCAACACCAACGCCGTCCTCGCGATCTTTGTCTCCCCTCTTCACCATCGCTTCATCACGCCTCGATTCCGTCGGAAACGTCGCGATTCGAGCTCAACAGCGGCGGATGCGTCGGCTGGGGAGAAGCTCCGATTCTTCTTTCGGTGACGGCGGAGGATCATATTACGGCCATGGTTAAAGCCCGGGAAGCCTTCGAGCTTCTCAGAGAGCTACCGGAGATGAAACTAGGTCACGTTCTTCAAGAGATTGGTGGGATTCTCCCTTGCCATCGATTTGCATCT GTAAGAGCTGGGGTGGAGATGGCTATGATTGATGCTGCTGCTAAGAGCGTTGGAGTGCCATTGTGGAAACTCTTTGGTGAGGCTTCCAATACAATCACCACCAATATTACAATTCAGTTCTAA